From a single Deltaproteobacteria bacterium genomic region:
- a CDS encoding formate dehydrogenase subunit gamma produces the protein MGKFVERFNTAERVLHWFVAASFFTLLLSGLGLYSRLFHNYFDLFGGGEGAILVHKYAGVVFFLSSLFLFFNHAKEVCSFDDDDRKWMRGLGGYLSRDPEHVNSGKFNAGQKLFGIFMGIATLLLGITGVINWIPLSFPRGLVQLSLLVHGLLFIAFVMLMVVHVYLTTIGNPGTLDGMLYGNVRRIWAKRHHPKWYKEIAGE, from the coding sequence ATGGGTAAATTCGTCGAGCGGTTCAACACGGCCGAGCGGGTGCTGCACTGGTTCGTCGCCGCGTCGTTCTTCACCCTGCTCCTGTCCGGGCTGGGGCTCTACTCCCGGCTCTTCCACAACTACTTCGACCTCTTCGGCGGCGGGGAGGGTGCGATCCTGGTCCACAAGTACGCCGGGGTGGTCTTCTTCCTGTCGTCCCTGTTCCTGTTCTTCAACCACGCGAAGGAGGTGTGCTCCTTCGACGACGACGACCGGAAGTGGATGCGCGGACTGGGCGGGTACCTGTCGAGGGACCCGGAGCACGTCAACAGCGGGAAGTTCAACGCCGGCCAGAAGCTGTTCGGCATCTTCATGGGGATCGCGACGCTGCTCCTCGGGATCACCGGCGTCATCAACTGGATTCCCCTGTCGTTCCCGCGCGGGCTCGTCCAGCTTTCGCTGCTGGTCCACGGCCTCCTGTTCATCGCGTTCGTGATGCTGATGGTGGTGCACGTGTACCTCACCACGATCGGGAACCCGGGGACGCTCGACGGGATGCTGTACGGGAACGTCCGCCGGATCTGGGCGAAACGGCACCACCCGAAGTGGTACAAGGAGATCGCCGGGGAGTAA
- a CDS encoding 4Fe-4S dicluster domain-containing protein has product MAYARTGFLIDTSRCIGCRSCQVACKEWNRLEPDQTTQQGAYENPRDLTPNLYNRIRFIEKADDKGAVSWKFVNERCLHCGDAGCMKVCPAPGALFRTKEGLIGYDKEKCISCKYCVSACPFNIPRYGADEKVSKCNLCLDRVGAGMVPACAKACPTQTLQYGGRDALIAKAKASGKKLYGEKDLEGLGVLYALDDKPEAYGLPSDPTIPTAIFLWKDVLKPLGILGFWGSVAAVVLHYVTFGSRTLEEDGKGKGGDAHG; this is encoded by the coding sequence ATGGCATACGCGCGAACCGGATTCCTGATCGACACGTCGCGGTGCATCGGCTGCCGCTCCTGCCAGGTGGCGTGCAAGGAGTGGAACCGCCTGGAGCCGGACCAGACGACGCAGCAGGGGGCGTACGAGAACCCCCGGGACCTGACCCCGAACCTGTACAACCGGATCCGTTTCATCGAGAAGGCCGACGACAAGGGGGCCGTCTCCTGGAAGTTCGTCAACGAGCGGTGCCTCCATTGCGGGGACGCCGGGTGCATGAAGGTCTGCCCGGCGCCCGGGGCGCTCTTCCGGACGAAGGAAGGGTTGATCGGGTACGACAAGGAGAAGTGCATCTCCTGCAAATATTGCGTATCCGCGTGCCCGTTCAACATCCCCCGGTACGGGGCGGACGAGAAGGTGTCCAAGTGCAACCTGTGCCTGGACCGGGTCGGCGCCGGGATGGTCCCGGCGTGCGCGAAGGCGTGCCCCACGCAGACGCTGCAGTACGGCGGCCGCGACGCGCTGATCGCGAAGGCGAAGGCGTCGGGGAAGAAGCTGTACGGGGAGAAGGACCTCGAGGGGCTGGGGGTGCTGTACGCCCTCGACGACAAGCCGGAGGCGTACGGGCTCCCTTCGGACCCCACGATCCCGACGGCGATCTTCCTGTGGAAGGACGTATTGAAGCCGCTCGGGATCCTGGGGTTCTGGGGGAGCGTGGCCGCGGTCGTGCTCCACTACGTGACCTTCGGGAGCCGGACGCTCGAGGAGGACGGGAAAGGGAAGGGAGGGGACGCGCATGGGTAA